The nucleotide window caagacattttgctttgttttgcaacATACGTACTTTCTAGAAGTTTACTAACCAAGGCTTGAAATGCAGTACATAAAATACCTGCAACCAAAGCACATAATCTGTTGAATGCCAGCAATACTAACCTAGCTATGCATTCAGTAGATAGCAAaaatttctgcagcaaaaacTATTTACTGTAACCTCCTCCACACACATATCTCAAGAAGATCCTTTTGACTGAAACACAGTTACAATGTAAATACCGACTAAACTATCCACTTTTTACTTTGTTGACTGTTTGCTATCAATCTCTCATCTAATGTTGTGCTTCATCCACTTTCTCATTTCTGgtcattttatgtatttgttttttcttatgtatcttttcttttttgcttaaTACTTCTTTTCTAGGGGCATTACTCTTTGTCACACCTTTCTCCACACTGTTCATCTATgacctttttcccttctttattgTTATCTAGCTCTTGAATATCccaatattttggttttatatttttatatctacctctgtctttatatattttttctcttgctcttgtTTTTCATGGGATATTTTTGTCCAAAACATCAGTATTTTCTCTGTATGAAAAGACTTGATTCAGGAACTCCTATAATCAGTAATTTCAAAGGTTGCTGTCCGGCTCAAAGTTATCTGCCATGTGGCATAGTGTAGAATATTTACTGTTGCTACCTGTAAACTTTCTTCAGAGGAAGGCACAGTTAGAAAATCCTGGTTCATCAATCTTTCCTATATAATCCCATTTCTCCTCTAAGTTTGTTTTGATAGAGATTGTAAAGAAACAGCCACTAGTATTTTAGCAAATTTCACTATAGTCCATAAGACAGAAGAATATGGCAGCAGTGCTACGATTACTACAAATATATCTAGAGTATAAGAGAGAAcatgaaattcagaaatgcaATACACATGCAACAACCAGAGctacaaatgcaaagaaagggCAGGGTAGGGAAAGGAAAGGTGATCAAAGAGCCACCAAATTATCCAGAAAATGGCAAAGTTTTtatctgtctttgttttcccaTTAATAACATAGTACACTTCCATTGCGACACACAAACAAAAGCGATAAAAGACTGTCTATACAAGCTTATACACTGAGTAGAAATAGGCCTGGTCGTTTGTGACTGACAATGAATAATGAAAGCCAATGGAGATGCTAATGCAGTCAAAGTGTCACTATAGGAAAATGTGCACTGTATCAGAAATTTGATACAGAGCTATTTCAAGCTCAGAGGGATTGAAGAATGTCAGAAAACAAtatgcggggggggggggaaagtaAAATGTGACATTTTCTATTGTTAATATCTTACTTACATTATTGGATCTTCTAATTGATATTACTCCATTGCAATAAATATTGGCATAGACACAGTAATTCTTTGGTACAGACTACTTTAAGAAAGAGAAGCCTGAactatttgattttaaatagaGCTGAGACAAACGTATTCTGGGGAGGGACAAGTATGTAAGACCTGGGGCTGAAGCAAGCAGCTGAAATAACtaaaaagaaattgatttaCATGTATAACAGTACAAACAGGCCACTTTTGACCAAGTTTATTCTACAATATTCTCACCAACTCTTGGATATGATGTGTTGTGAACACCTTGGAGACTGGGACAATCCTCTTTTAAGCAAGTTTTCTTGTAACCCCCTTCTTCAGTCTTGGTTGTGCTCCCACATGTTGGGCAGAATCGGTAGCGACTGTGCCATGCTAGAACAGATCTAGCCTGGGCTACTATTCCTTTAAAAGAATTCATTGAAAATACAACAAATCAAATACTAATTCATGAAAACTTTTAATAGTATAGAAAAAGGAAGCAGTAAAGTTTGACACAAAAATCAGAGTAAGACTATGGCTGAATGATAAGGTCCTACAAGATTAGTTAACGATACAAGTTATTCAGATCTTTTCCTTTGTAGCACAGTACATGGAATAGAACACATCACTATGTAGCTACAGACTAATTtgtattcagaaataaattaatctgaatGAATATACCCTGCTTCTCTGTAAAGTTACTTTGTCTATGAAAAATGCCAGAATTATATACCACACCCTTTCCAGAGGACCAGTTTATAGCTACTACAGGTATTGACATAATAATTGTTCCATTCAAACTTCAGGTGCACGTCAAGTTTCCTCTTCATCCTTCTGTAAACGCAAAATTATTATAACAGCAGTTGTTAACAACATTTCCATAAAAACAATAATTCACTTGAACATCCTGTCTTTCCAACACTCAAACATACCATTTCCTTCTTAGATGAGTATCCAACACACTCTTCTTCAAGACTTAAAATCATTTCTtgtaatgagattttttttctctgttttatacTAATGCACATGCACTAATATTTAAATAGTACCCTTCATAAAGCCATGATGATCAATAGATTTTACAGTCTAATACTTGTTATTGCAGATGCTGGCACTTGTAACCACACATGTTCTTACACACAAAATCCTTCACAAAATCCgacaggcttttaaaattaaaatatttctaaagccACTGAAAATACCTGATTCCTTTGCAAGAGTTTGTCCTTGCGTTATATATCAGTGAATCCCAAAGCCTGTCTTTCTGATTACACATTTGATAACTGGTGGATTTTAAGCAACTTACCAGCTTCTTTTTCAGGAAGCTGCAGTAGGGCTGGCATTGGTGGATGAAGGAAGTAACAGTCTTTATGCCTCTGTTTAaatttttcagcagaagcagaatCTATGCGAAAAGCAAACCAAGCAACTAACCCATCCTCTTCATCTTTTTGTAAAACTCTTCCAGTGCAAGTATCCAGCAGGTTCATGTGAGACTGAAGTTCAACTCCAAGAAAAATCAAGGTGCCTTCTTCACATTGGTTCATGTACTGATCCACATCCTTGTGGTACAGCCTACAAAGCTTTACTTCATTCTGCTGGGAGCTCTCAATTCCCCCACCTAAAGTAACCAAAGGACTTAGATCTGAGAAGAGGATGTATATGGTAGTTGGATGGCTTTGTTTCTTGCTTAGCCACTTGACATCTGTTCTTTTATCAGTCCTTCTGTCCAGAAGTGTCaatccaaaataatttccatattCTTTCACTTCATTTGACAGAAAATTAGGCCTCTGCCCACTCTTTGCATTAGCCAACAAATCAGCTATGTGCTTGTACCCCCAAAATGTAGCAATGTCCAATGCTGTCTGCCTTGATTTATTAACAATGGATTTGTCACACCTAGAGAAACAGGAAAGTGAAATGGTTACCAGGGTCAATATGTTTGGGAAGAATCCCAATGCTATATCATTCTTATTTACAGCATAGACATCTGATACTACTAAGATGCAAGAACTTTTAGACATTCTTTGCATACTGGGGCACTCTTCAGGCTAAATACTTTGTATTACAGCACTGAAAACTAAActtcaaattcttttctttctgccagaTCCCACATTTTTGTTGATCTAATCCAGATATCATTTACTAAGGTTCATGCAGTTCTACAATAGCAATGAATTAATCAAAATCCCACACAATGCatcttgcaaaaggaaaaaaaaaaggttcaagATCATTTAGAGATAGAATTTGCTATAGCCAGCCTACAGGTCTCTTCTGAATAActtgtagtaaaaaaaaaagggagttcaactagcatttctttttagatGCTATTGAAAGTGGCatcaaaacacaagaaaatatcattgaataaaaatcaagaatACAGCTTCTGTTAGTGAGAGAAGTAGCATCCTTACAACTGTGGTGCTGGTCCCTGTATGGATCTCTTTGTTACCAAAATGTCTGCAAAATGACACAGATGAGGAAACATTGCCTCATGATATATACTTCAAtatcaacagaaaaatgcaaaatatatgaAATGGACTGGGGTTAACTCAGAGGTCAGATACAATGCACTTGTTATTTTTGTCAATTTTAACTCAAGTGGCTAGagtaaaacagaaatttcaCTGTAAACTATATATTATACAATAGATGTGTGGCCAGACTCAGCagtttttaaaaccagaaaacatcaGTATATTCACGTTGCTGATACACAGGTAACTGCACCATAGGCAAGACTGTTTTGTCTTAAGATTTTATATTAGCCTTAATAATTTCTGAGGGAGTTGGGAGTATATTGTagaaaagcattcaaaactTAATTTACATTAAGGTCCATGCTGAGCCCCCACAGAGGGACAGCATCTGGGtaggagtgaaagaaaaaaaaaaggctgagattATCACTGGAGGCTGTGGAATGCTGTGCTTGAGATTACTCATAACCACAGAATGAACTAAACTTGCTTGGTTCTGTAATTAGGGGTGCAGTAAGGAATAAGTTGGTCTTGATCAATGTAGAGTTCAATCGAACTGCAATACCTGACTCTCACCCTCGATTTTGAACccttttctatttgaaattTTCAGATCCTGACTTTTTTCAGGCTTCAGAATAACTTTCTTTGGGGTCTCAAGAGAAGTTTGAAGCACTTTTTGCTCCTCTGAGTGTcttgaaaaaatacaacagttGAAGACAGacaatacatatatatatatatgatagCAAGTTTTTGACAGGCAATGAACATGCTTGGTGTCATACTGACCGAAGGAAATAACATGACTGctcaagcagaaagaagaaagcaaattgtCTAAAAAATGAgagacaaaattaattaataagtAACTTTTCCAAAGGTGTGCCTGTCATGTCCTACTTAATAGCCACTGTCAGTAAACATTCTGCACTATAAGGTAGATGCAAGCGGATTGCAAATAAAGTTTAGAGTAAAAGTACAGTGGAACAATAAATTAATACCAAATTTATACTCAGTACAGTGGTTGGAACAGGATACAAACTTTGTTCTATTCTGTTGGTTTCTGGGAGAAGTTACGATATATTCTTGAAgataaaagtaataattttagaGATGCTTATAACTTACAAGAGTTTCTTATCATATATATAACACATGATGCAATAGCCAAATTCAGTTATAAACAGACAGAGAATATACCTTCCTGCATTTTAACCCTGAACATTTTTCTACTATCTGCTAGGtaaatttacttttctgaaatCAAGTTGAGATAGGCAGAAAAGAATTCAGATTAGAGCTCTTCCATAGGATCTACTAAACCGCTTACCCTTTTGCAAGAAGAAGCTGCACAACCTGAAGGTGTCCATTTCTGGCACCATACATTAGAGCTGTCCAGCCGTTATCTGCTGTTGAATTGACAAGTGAAGGGGAATGACTGAGCAATGCTTTCAATTTGGCTGCATCTCCAATAGCAGCAAAATGATGCAGCTGAGTAATCATGTCCTGATGGAGGTTCTTTTCAAAGTCTGTCATTGTGTTAcctaagttaaaaaaagaaacaaaaaagactgaaaacataTCCACCATTAGTAAAATGATTTAAGTAAAAGAATTATGTTTAATACCATGCAGACATCCAACCTTACTATCAAAAGTATGGATGCAACAGTCAAAGACT belongs to Cuculus canorus isolate bCucCan1 chromosome Z, bCucCan1.pri, whole genome shotgun sequence and includes:
- the NUDT12 gene encoding NAD-capped RNA hydrolase NUDT12; translation: MTDFEKNLHQDMITQLHHFAAIGDAAKLKALLSHSPSLVNSTADNGWTALMYGARNGHLQVVQLLLAKGCDKSIVNKSRQTALDIATFWGYKHIADLLANAKSGQRPNFLSNEVKEYGNYFGLTLLDRRTDKRTDVKWLSKKQSHPTTIYILFSDLSPLVTLGGGIESSQQNEVKLCRLYHKDVDQYMNQCEEGTLIFLGVELQSHMNLLDTCTGRVLQKDEEDGLVAWFAFRIDSASAEKFKQRHKDCYFLHPPMPALLQLPEKEAGIVAQARSVLAWHSRYRFCPTCGSTTKTEEGGYKKTCLKEDCPSLQGVHNTSYPRVDPVVIMQVIHPDGNHCLLGRHKRSPAGMFTCLAGFVEPGETIEDAVRREVEEEAGVKVGRVQYVSCQPWPMPSSLMIGCLAVAVSTEIKVDKNEIEDARWFTREQVMEVLIKGNQRSFFVPPSQAIAHQLIKHWIGMNANL